From a single Chlamydia muridarum str. Nigg genomic region:
- the grgA gene encoding GrgA family transcription factor: MYFTRDPVIETVITSREGYKLSIRNSKHLSQDPFVVEAVEVIRLGGTSFFRNCDHSKPFLVPAADYEVMEVRDAKINLKAVGLDRGVKIVSGREALLKMPRVAPVASVQEESSSSLEEGIIEDPVVATPSPASAAPMSKKEKRKEFKNEKWKEKKKQGRRRNSKEIADAVGSSQDMIDTITEECLQESSPEERDPCERRFALIPPPTRLISEGPEEPKESQPVTAVDLNESLNALVSESCDVIESILADEDTVIFTKESEKSSNETQELSSHSLEEASVHDRISSEE, translated from the coding sequence GTGTATTTTACAAGAGATCCAGTCATAGAGACTGTTATTACATCTAGAGAGGGATATAAGTTATCCATTCGCAATTCTAAACACCTTTCTCAAGATCCTTTTGTTGTAGAGGCTGTAGAGGTTATCCGTTTAGGGGGCACTAGTTTCTTCCGCAATTGTGATCATAGTAAACCATTTCTTGTTCCTGCGGCTGATTATGAAGTTATGGAAGTCCGAGATGCTAAAATTAATCTAAAGGCTGTTGGACTAGACCGCGGGGTTAAGATTGTTAGTGGGCGAGAAGCTTTGTTAAAAATGCCTAGAGTTGCTCCAGTGGCTTCGGTTCAAGAAGAAAGTTCTAGTTCTTTGGAAGAGGGTATTATTGAGGACCCTGTTGTTGCAACGCCTTCTCCGGCTTCTGCAGCTCCTATGTCTAAAAAGGAAAAACGGAAAGAGTTCAAGAACGAGAAATGGAAAGAAAAGAAAAAACAAGGACGTCGGAGAAACAGCAAAGAAATAGCTGATGCTGTAGGTTCTTCTCAAGATATGATCGATACTATCACGGAAGAATGTTTGCAAGAATCTTCTCCAGAAGAAAGAGATCCTTGTGAGCGTCGCTTTGCTTTAATTCCACCTCCTACGCGCTTGATTTCTGAGGGACCGGAAGAGCCTAAAGAGTCTCAGCCTGTAACAGCTGTAGATCTCAATGAGTCTTTGAATGCTTTAGTTAGCGAAAGTTGTGACGTCATTGAATCCATCTTAGCTGATGAGGATACAGTTATTTTCACGAAGGAAAGTGAGAAGTCTTCTAATGAGACGCAGGAATTATCAAGTCATTCATTAGAAGAAGCTTCTGTCCATGATAGGATTTCTTCGGAAGAATAA
- the gap gene encoding type I glyceraldehyde-3-phosphate dehydrogenase: MRIVINGFGRIGRLVLRQILKRNAPIEVVAINDLVSGDLLTYLFKYDSTHGSFASQATFSDGCLVVGERKIRFLAEKDVQKLPWKDLDVDVVVESTGLFVNKDDAAKHLDSGAKRVLITAPAKGDVPTFVMGVNHQKFDPANDVIISNASCTTNCLAPLAKVLLDNFGIEEGLMTTVHAATATQSVVDGPSRKDWRGGRGAFQNIIPASTGAAKAVGLCLPELKGKLTGMAFRVPVADVSVVDLTVKLSSATTYEAVCEAVKHAASTSMRNIMHYTEEAVVSSDFIGCEYSSVFDAQAGVALNDRFFKLIAWYDNEIGYATRIVDLLEYIQGNSK; the protein is encoded by the coding sequence ATGAGAATTGTGATTAATGGTTTTGGACGAATTGGGCGATTAGTTTTAAGACAGATTCTGAAAAGGAATGCTCCCATAGAAGTTGTAGCTATTAATGATTTGGTCTCAGGAGATCTTCTAACGTATTTGTTTAAGTATGATTCCACTCACGGATCTTTCGCTTCGCAGGCAACATTCTCTGATGGATGTTTGGTTGTTGGAGAAAGAAAGATCCGTTTCTTAGCAGAGAAAGACGTTCAAAAGCTTCCTTGGAAAGATTTGGATGTTGATGTCGTCGTTGAAAGTACTGGGTTATTTGTTAATAAAGATGATGCCGCAAAGCACTTGGATTCTGGTGCTAAGCGAGTATTAATAACAGCTCCTGCTAAAGGAGATGTCCCTACATTTGTTATGGGAGTCAATCATCAAAAGTTTGATCCAGCAAATGACGTAATCATTTCTAATGCTTCTTGCACAACCAATTGTTTAGCGCCTCTAGCCAAAGTTTTGTTGGATAATTTTGGTATAGAAGAAGGGTTGATGACAACAGTTCATGCGGCAACGGCTACACAAAGTGTGGTTGATGGTCCTTCTCGGAAAGATTGGAGAGGGGGAAGAGGAGCTTTCCAAAATATTATCCCAGCCTCAACAGGAGCCGCTAAAGCTGTAGGGTTATGCTTGCCTGAGCTTAAAGGGAAATTGACAGGAATGGCGTTTAGAGTGCCTGTTGCAGATGTTTCTGTGGTAGACCTGACAGTTAAATTGAGTTCAGCTACAACCTATGAGGCTGTCTGCGAAGCTGTGAAGCATGCAGCAAGTACGAGTATGCGGAATATTATGCATTACACAGAAGAAGCTGTAGTTTCTTCTGATTTTATTGGTTGTGAGTATTCGTCTGTATTCGATGCCCAAGCCGGGGTTGCTTTGAATGATCGATTTTTCAAATTGATAGCTTGGTATGATAATGAAATAGGCTATGCAACTCGCATAGTAGATTTATTAGAGTACATACAAGGAAACTCGAAATAA
- the rplQ gene encoding 50S ribosomal protein L17, whose product MQHARKKFRVGRTSSHNRCMLANMLKSLIHNERIETTLPKAKELRRHADKMVTLAKKNTLAARRLAVGRLMVRYNTLTGKEARQVKAGDLSAYNVDRRVIGKLFDVLATRFSSRNGGYTRILKLQNRVGDNAQKCIIEFLAD is encoded by the coding sequence ATGCAACACGCTAGAAAAAAATTTAGGGTTGGTCGTACTTCTTCGCATAACCGTTGCATGTTGGCTAATATGTTAAAGTCTTTAATTCACAATGAAAGAATTGAGACTACATTGCCTAAGGCCAAAGAGTTGCGTCGTCATGCGGACAAGATGGTTACTTTAGCCAAGAAGAATACTTTGGCAGCAAGAAGATTAGCTGTTGGGCGTCTTATGGTCAGATACAATACTTTGACTGGTAAGGAAGCTCGTCAAGTTAAAGCCGGAGATTTGTCGGCTTACAATGTTGATAGAAGAGTCATTGGGAAGTTGTTTGACGTATTAGCAACCAGATTTTCTTCAAGAAATGGCGGGTATACTCGCATTCTGAAGTTGCAAAATAGGGTTGGTGATAATGCTCAAAAGTGTATTATAGAATTTTTAGCCGATTAG
- a CDS encoding DNA-directed RNA polymerase subunit alpha — MSDNSHNLLYNKFELPESVKMSPVEGAAGGIDKVARFVADPLEKGMGHTLGSALRRALLIGLEAPAIVSFSMTGVLHEYMAVEGIIEDVTNIVLNLKGSLLKKYPLQDCEGGRASQKLRATISIDASDLAAAGGQKAITLGDLLQEGTFEAVNPEHVIFTVTRPMQLDVMLRVAFGRGYTPSERIVLEEREMNEIVLDAAFSPVVLVNYFVEDTRVGQDTDFDRLILQVETDGRVAPKEAVAFATQILSKHFSVFEKMDEKRIVFEEAISVEKENKDDILHKLVLGINEIELSVRSTNCLSNANIETIGELVIMPEPRLLQFRNFGKKSLCEIKNKLKEMKLELGMDLSQFGVGLDNVKEKMKWYAEKIRSSKNTKG, encoded by the coding sequence ATGTCGGATAATTCACATAATTTACTTTATAACAAATTTGAGTTGCCTGAATCGGTGAAAATGTCTCCCGTTGAAGGTGCAGCTGGTGGCATTGATAAAGTAGCTCGGTTTGTTGCTGATCCCTTAGAGAAGGGAATGGGGCACACATTGGGAAGCGCCTTGAGACGTGCTTTATTAATCGGCCTGGAAGCTCCTGCTATTGTCTCTTTTTCTATGACAGGAGTTTTGCATGAATACATGGCGGTAGAGGGGATCATCGAGGATGTTACCAATATCGTTTTGAATTTGAAAGGCTCTTTGCTCAAAAAGTATCCTTTACAAGATTGTGAAGGAGGAAGAGCTTCCCAAAAATTGCGAGCTACAATTTCTATCGATGCATCCGATTTAGCTGCTGCTGGTGGGCAAAAAGCAATTACTTTAGGGGATTTGCTGCAAGAAGGCACCTTTGAAGCTGTAAATCCTGAGCATGTAATTTTTACAGTTACTCGTCCTATGCAACTAGATGTTATGTTGCGGGTTGCTTTCGGTAGAGGATATACTCCTTCCGAGAGAATTGTTCTCGAAGAAAGAGAGATGAATGAGATCGTTTTAGATGCCGCCTTCTCTCCTGTTGTTTTGGTCAATTATTTCGTTGAAGATACTCGTGTTGGCCAGGATACGGATTTCGATCGTTTAATATTGCAAGTGGAAACGGATGGTCGTGTAGCTCCTAAAGAGGCTGTAGCTTTTGCTACGCAAATTTTGAGCAAACATTTTTCTGTTTTCGAAAAAATGGACGAGAAACGGATCGTTTTTGAAGAAGCCATTTCTGTAGAAAAAGAAAATAAAGACGATATTCTTCACAAGTTAGTTTTGGGCATTAATGAGATAGAACTCTCTGTACGATCCACAAACTGTTTGTCTAATGCCAATATCGAAACGATAGGAGAGCTGGTAATTATGCCAGAGCCTCGCCTGTTACAATTTAGAAACTTCGGTAAGAAATCTCTTTGTGAGATTAAGAATAAACTGAAAGAAATGAAATTAGAATTGGGCATGGATCTTAGCCAATTTGGCGTTGGGCTGGATAATGTCAAAGAAAAAATGAAGTGGTATGCCGAGAAAATTCGGTCGAGTAAGAATACCAAGGGATAA